In Candidatus Binatia bacterium, one DNA window encodes the following:
- a CDS encoding acyltransferase, with translation MAASGTLHEDKRLGVLDGLRGIAVLLVLWYHVWEISWLAPPPWLAFVPATGFIGVHLFFFLSGFVISYPFIRAQLNQTAPPTWGHFAWRRFIKIVPSYVLSIAAAYAIGYAQVQPGASTIPDLITHLLFVHTWFPDRYGTIDGVLWTLAVEVEFYCVFPLIWACFKRSPWLTAGAMIAIAWIWRIALARCCYETIFGQWEENLPGYLDIFAFGMIAALLFARCGERWRNSRATYAAPIVAIAGGFFLVELLENLYGFSLRDQWASVWQINNRPLLGAAFAVIALGSLASPRWWQVVLDNPPLRFVATISYNLYLYHQLVARELFAHHIPPYGNAPHYEPEWQERYTAYATALAIAVATLVTYGFERPLLRLRLPARSSGGPKTAPT, from the coding sequence GTGGCAGCCAGCGGCACGCTCCACGAAGACAAGCGCCTTGGGGTGCTAGACGGGTTGCGCGGCATCGCGGTGCTGCTCGTGCTGTGGTACCACGTCTGGGAGATCTCGTGGCTCGCGCCTCCGCCGTGGTTGGCTTTCGTACCGGCCACCGGCTTCATCGGCGTGCATCTCTTCTTTTTTCTGAGCGGCTTCGTTATCTCGTATCCGTTCATCCGGGCGCAGCTCAACCAAACGGCGCCGCCGACGTGGGGACATTTCGCTTGGCGCCGCTTCATCAAGATCGTGCCGTCGTACGTGCTCTCGATCGCGGCGGCCTATGCGATCGGCTACGCGCAGGTGCAGCCGGGCGCGTCCACGATCCCGGACCTGATCACGCACCTGCTCTTCGTGCACACCTGGTTTCCCGACCGCTACGGCACGATCGACGGCGTGCTCTGGACGCTCGCGGTCGAGGTGGAGTTCTACTGCGTCTTCCCGCTGATCTGGGCGTGCTTCAAGCGGAGTCCGTGGCTGACCGCCGGCGCGATGATCGCGATCGCGTGGATCTGGCGCATCGCGCTCGCGCGCTGCTGCTACGAGACGATCTTCGGGCAATGGGAAGAGAACCTGCCCGGATACCTCGACATCTTCGCGTTCGGGATGATCGCCGCGCTGTTGTTCGCGCGGTGCGGCGAGCGCTGGCGCAACTCGCGCGCTACGTACGCCGCGCCGATTGTCGCGATCGCCGGCGGCTTTTTCTTAGTCGAGCTCCTAGAGAACCTCTACGGCTTCAGCCTGCGGGACCAATGGGCAAGCGTTTGGCAGATCAACAACCGGCCGCTGCTCGGCGCCGCGTTCGCGGTCATCGCGCTGGGATCACTGGCCAGCCCGCGCTGGTGGCAGGTCGTGCTCGACAACCCGCCGCTGCGTTTCGTGGCGACGATCTCATACAACCTGTACCTATATCACCAGCTCGTGGCACGCGAACTCTTCGCGCACCACATTCCGCCGTACGGAAACGCTCCGCATTATGAGCCCGAGTGGCAGGAGCGCTATACGGCCTACGCCACCGCCCTCGCGATCGCGGTGGCGACGCTTGTGACCTACGGCTTCGAGCGCCCGCTGCTGCGGCTCAGGTTGCCGGCTCGGAGCTCCGGTGGCCCTAAGACAGCGCCGACTTGA
- a CDS encoding RidA family protein produces the protein MSDTVNPPGWPRPSGYSNGIVAEGRYVAVAGQIGWNERNELVSEDFLEQARQALRNVVGVVRAAGGGPEHLVRLTWYVTDKNDYRAALKELGASYREIVGEHYPAMALVQVAGLLEEGAKVEIEATAVLPASPAPARRDDSVKA, from the coding sequence ATGAGCGACACCGTCAATCCGCCGGGCTGGCCGCGCCCGAGCGGATACTCCAACGGCATAGTCGCGGAGGGGCGCTACGTCGCCGTCGCCGGTCAGATCGGATGGAACGAGCGCAATGAGCTCGTCTCGGAGGATTTCCTCGAGCAGGCGCGGCAGGCGCTGCGCAACGTCGTCGGAGTGGTTCGCGCCGCCGGGGGCGGCCCCGAACATTTGGTGCGCCTCACGTGGTACGTCACCGACAAAAACGACTACCGCGCCGCGCTCAAGGAGCTTGGCGCATCCTATCGCGAGATCGTCGGCGAGCACTATCCCGCGATGGCCCTCGTGCAGGTCGCGGGCCTCCTCGAAGAAGGCGCCAAGGTCGAGATCGAAGCGACGGCGGTGTTGCCTGCCTCACCGGCGCCCGCTCGGCGTGACGATTCGGTGAAGGCGTAG
- a CDS encoding AMP-binding protein → MRDRFAEERLPPRERMPALLLDGLDYPEKLNAAAFLLDRRVEAVGAERRCILAPGGEPWTYGRLLETANRIAHALVDGLALEPGNRVLLRAPNTPMLAACWFAVLKAGGVAVTTMPLYRAGELRFMMEKAQVKHALCDLRLRDELERACEHYRDVAIAYFGGSARDATSLERLAAGKPERFDIVETSAEDVALIAFTSGTTGTPKAAMHYHRDVLAICDTYCARVLQPRADDVFCGSPPLGFTFGLGGQLLFPLYAGAATLLLEKAGPSELLAAIEEFGVTTLFTAPLAYRAMAGALGDRDVSTLRSCVSAGETLPKAVWEEWRAKTGLKILDGIGSTEMLHIFVGSPESDVRAGSTGRAVPGYIAEVHDENGRPVPDGTIGRLAVRGPTGCKYLQDERQEIYVQNGWNYPGDAYRRDADGYFWYVARVDDMIVSAGYNISGPEVEQALVAHADVKEVAVVAKRDPKKETNYVKAFVVLVDGCADGDSKMEELREFCKTQIAPFKAPREIEFVTSLPRTETGKLQRYKLRQLSS, encoded by the coding sequence ATGAGGGACCGCTTCGCGGAGGAGCGGCTCCCGCCGCGCGAGCGGATGCCGGCGCTACTCCTCGATGGGCTGGATTATCCGGAGAAGCTCAACGCGGCCGCTTTTCTGCTCGACCGCCGCGTAGAAGCCGTCGGCGCTGAGCGGCGCTGCATCCTCGCGCCCGGCGGCGAGCCGTGGACGTACGGCCGGCTGTTGGAAACCGCGAATCGCATCGCGCACGCGCTGGTGGACGGCCTTGCGCTTGAGCCGGGAAATCGAGTATTGCTGCGCGCGCCAAACACCCCGATGCTGGCGGCGTGCTGGTTCGCCGTTCTCAAGGCCGGCGGCGTGGCGGTGACGACGATGCCGCTCTATCGCGCGGGCGAGCTGCGCTTTATGATGGAGAAGGCGCAGGTCAAGCATGCGCTCTGTGATCTACGCCTGCGCGACGAGCTCGAGCGCGCGTGCGAGCATTACCGCGACGTTGCGATCGCGTATTTCGGCGGCTCGGCCCGAGATGCGACCTCGCTCGAGCGGCTCGCAGCCGGCAAGCCGGAGCGCTTCGACATCGTCGAGACGAGCGCGGAAGACGTCGCGCTCATCGCGTTCACGTCGGGGACGACGGGCACGCCGAAGGCGGCGATGCACTATCATCGCGACGTCCTGGCAATCTGCGACACGTACTGCGCGCGCGTGCTCCAACCGCGCGCCGACGACGTGTTCTGCGGCAGTCCACCGCTCGGGTTCACGTTCGGACTTGGAGGGCAGCTGCTCTTTCCGCTCTACGCCGGCGCCGCGACGCTGCTGCTCGAAAAGGCCGGCCCGAGCGAGCTGCTCGCGGCGATCGAAGAGTTCGGCGTGACGACGCTATTCACGGCGCCGCTCGCCTATCGGGCGATGGCGGGGGCGCTCGGGGACCGCGACGTGTCGACGCTGCGCAGCTGCGTGTCCGCGGGGGAGACGCTGCCCAAGGCCGTGTGGGAGGAATGGCGCGCGAAAACGGGGCTGAAGATTCTCGACGGCATCGGCAGCACGGAGATGTTGCACATCTTCGTCGGCTCGCCCGAGTCCGACGTGCGCGCGGGGTCGACCGGGCGCGCGGTACCGGGTTACATCGCGGAGGTTCACGACGAGAACGGCCGTCCCGTGCCCGACGGCACGATCGGGCGCCTCGCGGTGCGCGGGCCGACGGGTTGCAAGTATCTGCAAGACGAGCGCCAGGAGATCTACGTGCAGAACGGCTGGAACTATCCAGGCGACGCGTACCGCCGCGACGCAGACGGCTACTTCTGGTACGTCGCCCGCGTCGACGACATGATCGTATCGGCCGGCTACAACATCTCCGGTCCCGAGGTCGAACAGGCGCTGGTCGCGCACGCCGACGTGAAGGAGGTCGCGGTCGTCGCGAAGCGCGATCCGAAAAAAGAGACGAATTACGTCAAGGCGTTCGTCGTTCTCGTGGACGGGTGCGCCGATGGCGATTCAAAAATGGAGGAGCTGCGCGAGTTCTGCAAGACGCAGATCGCGCCGTTCAAGGCGCCGCGCGAGATCGAGTTCGTAACGTCGCTCCCGCGCACGGAAACCGGGAAACTGCAGCGTTATAAACTTCGCCAATTGTCATCCTGA
- a CDS encoding DUF3311 domain-containing protein gives MRRRGWYLLLILPFVGTLLPPLYNRAHPALAGLPFFYWYQLAWVVVTPILLGIVVVFTGEGDRV, from the coding sequence ATGCGGCGCCGCGGGTGGTATCTACTGCTGATCCTTCCGTTTGTCGGAACGCTGCTGCCGCCGCTCTACAATCGCGCCCACCCGGCGCTCGCGGGACTGCCCTTCTTCTATTGGTATCAGCTCGCATGGGTGGTCGTAACGCCCATCCTCCTCGGAATCGTCGTCGTTTTCACGGGGGAAGGTGATCGTGTCTAG
- the rpsG gene encoding 30S ribosomal protein S7 has translation MPRKGPAPKRQILADPRFNSKVLARFINKVMLRGKKSTAEHITYGALDIVADKTGRDPMEIFSQALSNAMPLVEVRPRRVGGATYQVPMEVRPDRRQAMAMRWLIGFARARGGRSMEEKLAGELMDASNNTGATIKKREDTHKMAEANKAFAHYRW, from the coding sequence ATGCCGAGAAAAGGTCCCGCGCCGAAACGCCAGATTCTGGCCGATCCGCGCTTCAACTCCAAAGTGCTGGCGCGCTTCATCAACAAGGTAATGCTGCGCGGCAAGAAGTCGACTGCCGAGCACATCACGTATGGCGCCCTGGACATCGTCGCCGACAAGACCGGTCGCGATCCAATGGAGATTTTCTCGCAGGCGCTATCCAACGCGATGCCGCTGGTCGAGGTGCGCCCGCGGCGCGTCGGCGGCGCGACGTATCAAGTGCCGATGGAAGTGCGGCCCGACCGCCGTCAGGCGATGGCGATGCGCTGGCTGATCGGCTTCGCGCGCGCCCGCGGTGGCCGCTCGATGGAAGAGAAACTGGCCGGCGAGCTGATGGATGCCTCCAACAACACCGGCGCCACGATCAAGAAGCGTGAAGACACGCACAAGATGGCGGAAGCGAACAAAGCTTTCGCCCATTACCGTTGGTAA
- a CDS encoding sodium:solute symporter: protein MSSAAVILALAVAAVMILGFVAARWGHANLGDLEQWALGGRRFGTIVSWFLLGGDLYTAYTFIAVPALVYGVGALGFFAVPYATLAYPIALVVLTRFWTVARARGYVTAADFIRDRYDDRGLEIAIALTGVAASMPYVALQLVGMRAVLGQFGVLGAAGAMPALTVAFVLLAAVTYVSGLRAPALIAFVKDTLIYVTVITAIVVIPARLGGWSHIFAVSAATLASRPRPSSLLLAPSQYFTYSTMVLGSALFLFLYPHSITSVLSARSREVIRRNAALLPIYSILLGLLALLGYCAVAAGISAKDTSSIVPLLFARYFPQWFYGVAGAAIFIGALVPAAVMSIGAANLCASNVFREFSPQRSPVETIVAKVLTLVICATALLFVFFVPVPYAIDFQLLGGALMLQVFPAFVMGLWTRWFEPKALLAGWACGLAAACAMAYDAGFTSNYTLHAFGGTLTGFIAFYSLLINLLVSVGGTLALHAAGVASGGDRTTAADFA from the coding sequence GTGTCTAGCGCGGCCGTCATTTTGGCCCTCGCCGTTGCGGCCGTCATGATTCTCGGTTTCGTCGCCGCCCGATGGGGGCACGCGAACCTCGGCGACCTCGAGCAGTGGGCTCTCGGGGGGCGCCGTTTCGGCACGATCGTCTCGTGGTTCTTATTGGGCGGCGACCTCTACACCGCCTATACGTTCATCGCCGTGCCGGCGCTGGTCTACGGCGTCGGCGCCCTTGGCTTCTTCGCCGTGCCGTATGCGACGCTCGCCTATCCGATCGCGCTCGTTGTTTTGACGCGTTTCTGGACGGTCGCGCGAGCCCGCGGCTACGTCACCGCGGCGGACTTCATCCGCGACCGCTACGACGATCGCGGCCTCGAGATCGCTATCGCGCTCACCGGAGTGGCGGCATCGATGCCGTACGTGGCGCTGCAGCTCGTCGGCATGCGTGCCGTGCTCGGGCAGTTCGGCGTGCTCGGCGCCGCCGGCGCGATGCCCGCGTTGACCGTAGCTTTCGTGCTCCTAGCCGCCGTCACGTACGTCAGCGGTCTACGCGCGCCTGCGCTGATCGCATTCGTCAAAGACACGCTAATCTACGTCACCGTCATCACCGCCATCGTCGTGATTCCGGCACGCCTCGGCGGCTGGTCGCACATCTTCGCGGTTTCGGCGGCCACGCTCGCCAGTCGGCCTCGGCCGTCCTCGCTCTTGCTCGCGCCGTCGCAGTACTTCACGTACTCGACGATGGTGCTGGGATCGGCGCTGTTTCTCTTTCTGTACCCGCATTCCATCACGAGCGTCCTATCGGCGCGCAGCCGAGAGGTCATCCGGCGCAACGCCGCCTTGTTGCCCATTTACTCGATACTCCTCGGCCTATTGGCACTGCTCGGGTACTGCGCCGTCGCCGCGGGGATTTCGGCGAAGGACACGAGCAGCATCGTGCCGCTGCTGTTCGCTCGGTATTTCCCGCAGTGGTTCTACGGCGTAGCGGGAGCGGCGATCTTCATCGGCGCGCTCGTGCCCGCGGCGGTTATGAGCATCGGCGCCGCAAATCTCTGCGCGAGCAACGTCTTCCGCGAGTTCTCTCCGCAGCGGTCCCCCGTGGAGACCATCGTGGCGAAGGTGCTGACGCTGGTGATTTGCGCGACCGCGCTGCTCTTCGTCTTCTTCGTACCGGTACCGTACGCGATTGACTTTCAGCTGCTCGGCGGCGCGCTCATGCTTCAAGTGTTTCCGGCGTTCGTCATGGGACTATGGACGCGCTGGTTCGAACCGAAGGCGTTGCTCGCGGGCTGGGCGTGCGGTCTCGCCGCCGCATGCGCGATGGCCTACGACGCCGGATTTACGTCGAACTACACGCTGCACGCTTTCGGCGGGACGCTTACGGGATTTATCGCCTTCTATTCGCTCTTGATCAACTTGCTGGTAAGCGTGGGAGGCACGCTCGCGCTGCATGCCGCCGGCGTTGCCAGCGGCGGCGACCGAACTACCGCGGCGGATTTCGCATGA
- the rpsL gene encoding 30S ribosomal protein S12, with the protein MPTINQLVRRGREKTEQKVKTRAFRVILTGPKPGHPDLPTRTFEVAGNPQRRGVCTQVKTVTPKKPNSALRKVARVRLTNGEEVTAYIPGIGHNLQEHSVVLVRGGRVKDLPGVRYHIIRGTLDTAGTANRKQGRSKYGAKREKKK; encoded by the coding sequence TTGCCTACCATAAACCAGCTGGTGCGCCGCGGGCGCGAGAAGACCGAGCAGAAGGTCAAGACGCGGGCGTTCCGCGTGATCCTCACCGGGCCCAAGCCGGGCCACCCGGACCTGCCTACGCGTACGTTCGAGGTCGCGGGAAATCCCCAGCGGCGGGGCGTCTGCACGCAAGTCAAGACCGTGACGCCCAAGAAGCCGAACTCCGCGTTGCGCAAAGTCGCGCGCGTGCGCCTGACCAACGGCGAAGAGGTCACCGCCTACATCCCGGGGATCGGCCACAATCTCCAGGAGCACTCGGTGGTGTTGGTCCGCGGCGGGCGCGTCAAGGATCTGCCGGGGGTCCGCTATCACATCATTCGCGGCACGCTCGACACGGCCGGCACGGCCAATCGCAAGCAAGGCCGCTCGAAGTACGGCGCCAAGCGCGAGAAGAAGAAGTAA
- the fusA gene encoding elongation factor G: MAVREYPLERTRNIGIAAHIDAGKTTCTERILFFTGRVHKMGEVHDGAATMDWMVQEQERGITITSAATATTWRDTRINIIDTPGHVDFTVEVERSLRVLDGLVALFDSVAAVQPQSETVWRQANKYKVPRIVFVNKMDRVGADFFNVVDKIRERLGARAVPIQVPIGAEDKFKGVVDLFTMKKVVYTDDLGSTMAHEDVDGELRDLALEWRQRLVEAIAEQDDALLEMFFEGKELPIDRMKTALRKATIEGTVLPMLCGSAFKNKGIQSLLDAIVEYMPSPLEAKPIVGRDPKTGDEIGRKPDDAEPFCALAFKIATDPYGNLTYFRVYSGVLNKGSYVLNSRSGRKERIGRILRMHANHREDIDSIGAGDIAAAVGLSDTRTGDTLCDEKAPIALESITFPEPVIHQAIEPKSKADQDKLGLALARLAQEDPTFRMRTDEETQQTIIAGMGELHLEIILDRLRREFKVEANVGKPQVAYKEAITKTVEKEGRFVRQTGGKGQYGDVWLRVEPQPPGTGFVFEWKIVGGTIPKEYAKAIQEGVRESAHSGVLAGFPVMDFKAEAFDGSYHEVDSSEMAFKIAASMAWKEANRAAGPILLEPIMKVEVTTPKEYMGAINGDLSRRRGAIHATEEAPGGAQVITAHVPLSEMFGYATDMRSATQGRATYTMEFAHYEKAPKSVEEEIVAKAAGKKLAPA; encoded by the coding sequence ATGGCTGTAAGGGAATATCCGCTCGAACGCACGAGGAATATCGGCATTGCGGCGCACATCGACGCCGGCAAGACGACCTGCACCGAGCGCATTCTGTTCTTCACGGGACGCGTGCACAAGATGGGCGAGGTCCACGATGGCGCCGCGACGATGGACTGGATGGTCCAGGAGCAGGAGCGCGGCATCACGATCACCTCGGCCGCGACAGCGACGACGTGGCGCGACACGCGGATCAATATTATCGACACCCCTGGACACGTCGACTTCACGGTCGAGGTCGAGCGCTCGCTGCGCGTGCTAGACGGCTTGGTCGCGCTCTTCGACTCGGTGGCCGCCGTGCAGCCGCAGTCGGAGACGGTTTGGCGCCAGGCCAACAAGTATAAGGTCCCGCGGATCGTCTTCGTCAACAAGATGGACCGCGTCGGCGCCGACTTCTTCAACGTCGTTGATAAGATCCGCGAGCGCCTCGGGGCGCGCGCGGTACCGATTCAGGTGCCGATTGGCGCCGAGGACAAGTTCAAAGGCGTCGTCGACCTCTTTACGATGAAGAAAGTCGTTTACACGGACGACCTCGGCTCCACGATGGCGCACGAAGACGTCGACGGCGAGCTGCGCGATCTCGCGCTGGAGTGGCGTCAGCGTTTGGTCGAAGCCATCGCCGAACAGGACGACGCGCTGCTAGAGATGTTCTTCGAAGGCAAAGAGCTGCCGATCGACCGGATGAAGACTGCTCTGCGCAAGGCCACGATCGAAGGCACCGTGCTGCCGATGCTCTGCGGATCGGCGTTCAAAAACAAGGGCATTCAGTCGCTCCTTGACGCGATCGTGGAGTACATGCCGTCGCCGCTCGAGGCGAAGCCGATCGTGGGTCGCGACCCGAAGACCGGCGACGAGATCGGGCGCAAGCCCGACGACGCGGAGCCGTTCTGCGCGCTGGCGTTCAAGATCGCTACCGATCCCTACGGCAACCTCACGTATTTCCGCGTCTACTCGGGCGTGCTCAACAAGGGAAGCTACGTGCTGAACTCGCGCAGCGGGCGCAAGGAGCGCATCGGGCGCATCCTGCGCATGCACGCGAATCACCGCGAGGACATCGACTCGATCGGCGCGGGCGACATCGCCGCCGCGGTTGGCCTATCCGACACGCGCACGGGCGACACGTTGTGCGACGAGAAAGCGCCCATCGCGCTGGAATCGATCACGTTCCCGGAGCCGGTCATCCACCAGGCGATCGAGCCCAAGAGCAAGGCCGACCAGGACAAGCTGGGCCTGGCGCTCGCGCGCCTCGCGCAGGAGGATCCGACGTTCCGCATGCGGACCGATGAGGAGACGCAGCAGACGATCATCGCGGGTATGGGCGAGCTGCATCTCGAGATCATCCTCGACCGCTTGCGCCGCGAGTTCAAGGTCGAGGCCAACGTCGGCAAACCGCAGGTCGCGTACAAAGAAGCGATCACGAAGACCGTTGAAAAGGAAGGCCGTTTCGTGCGTCAGACCGGCGGCAAGGGCCAGTACGGCGACGTCTGGCTGCGCGTCGAGCCGCAACCGCCGGGAACCGGCTTCGTCTTCGAGTGGAAGATCGTCGGCGGCACGATTCCCAAGGAGTACGCGAAGGCGATCCAGGAGGGCGTGCGCGAGTCGGCGCATAGCGGCGTGTTGGCGGGGTTCCCCGTGATGGACTTCAAGGCCGAGGCGTTCGACGGTTCGTACCACGAGGTCGACTCGTCGGAGATGGCGTTCAAGATTGCGGCTTCGATGGCGTGGAAGGAAGCCAACCGCGCGGCGGGCCCGATTCTACTCGAGCCGATCATGAAGGTAGAGGTCACGACGCCCAAAGAGTACATGGGCGCGATCAACGGGGACCTCAGCCGGCGGCGCGGCGCGATCCACGCGACCGAAGAGGCGCCGGGCGGGGCGCAGGTAATCACGGCGCACGTGCCGCTTTCTGAGATGTTCGGATACGCTACCGACATGCGCTCGGCGACGCAAGGCCGCGCAACCTACACCATGGAGTTCGCGCACTACGAAAAGGCGCCCAAGAGCGTCGAGGAAGAGATCGTCGCCAAGGCGGCCGGGAAGAAGCTCGCCCCGGCCTAA